A window of Cottoperca gobio chromosome 16, fCotGob3.1, whole genome shotgun sequence contains these coding sequences:
- the phf1 gene encoding PHD finger protein 1 yields MGGVSEGDDVLARWSDGLLYLGNVKRVDGVKQCCLVRFEDNSEFWVLRKDIHSFAAGVEEVCCICDAPPLKEPLINCLKCRHGYHPECHTPAIEPEADSDSWICRQCVFAVATKRGGALKRGRFARLMQFMKLRLPYQLSSLDWDPQHLTNQQQCYCYCAGPGEWNLKMLQCGSCGQWFHEACTQCLTKPLLYGDRFYQFQCSVCTKGPETIQRLPMTWMDLAHLVLYHLSLCCKRKYFDFDHEILSFTNENWDSLLLGALSDTPRQDRCHNLLNALNSHKDRFVSGKEIKKKKCLFGLQVRAPPPLTSDSSPLITDPPINITHRRRSVPLSLPCQRRVGGPESRKSKRRIMETQACPPPVAANPIELLPCCHGYMGGASLYNSRKSEEELSLSSPPKRMYALYHTTYNGNTALSRSLHHYNSVEDTCRVPPPCYPYPLNSNGSHHHHHSPHHQHNHQHNNQHNHQHNNQHNHQHNNQQSHQHNNQQSHQHQSGQKQLEPLILRDMPPYQADMGGGGGVGGGGGGGGGGGVVVGGADGTVARSWGGGEAVRILARRVTPDGKVQYLVEWENVNLY; encoded by the exons ATGGGGGGAGTAAGTGAAGGAGATGATGTGTTGGCTCGATGGAGTGATGGACTACTGTACCTTGGCAATGTAAAAAGA GTAGATGGAGTCAAGCAATGTTGTCTGGTGAGATTTGAGGACAACTCGGAGTTCTGGGTGCTGAGAAAGGACATTCACTCGT TCGCTGCTGGAGTGGAAGAAGTTTGCTGTATTTGTGACGCTCCGCCTCTTAAAGAACCCCTCATAAATTGTCTTAAATGTCGCCACG GTTATCATCCAGAGTGCCACACACCAGCCATCGAACCGGAAGCTGACAGCGATTCGTGGATCTGCCGGCAATGTGTCTTTGCAGTCGCAACCAAG agaGGCGGGGCGCTCAAACGGGGACGCTTCGCTCGGCTCATGCAATTTATGAAACTCCGGCTTCCCTACCAGCTGTCGTCTTTAGACTGGGACCCGCAGCATCTGACCAATCAGCAACAGTGCTACTGCTACTGTGCCGGACCTGGAGA GTGGAACCTAAAGATGTTACAGTGTGGAAGCTGTGGTCAGTGGTTCCACGAGGCCTGCACACAGTGTCTAACCAAGCCACTGCTGTATGGAGACAG GTTTTATCAGTTCCAGTGCTCAGTATGTACAAAGGGACCAGAGACCATCCAAAGACTACCCATGACCTG GATGGATTTGGCTCATTTAGTGCTCTACCATCTCTCGCTGTGCTGCAAGAGGAAATACTTTGATTTTGACCATGAAATACTGTCCTTCACCAATGAGAATTGGGACTCGTTGCTCCTGGGCGCG cTCTCTGACACGCCAAGGCAAGACCGCTGTCACAATCTCCTCAACGCGCTGAACTCCCACAAGGACAG GTTCGTCTCTGGAAAGGagatcaagaagaagaagtgtctTTTTGGGCTTCAGGTCCGAGCCCCACCTCCACTGACGTCTGATTCGTCGCCCCTCATCACCGACCCACCTATCAACATCACGCACCGGAGAAGGTCAGT CCCGTTGTCACTACCCTGCCAGAGGAGAGTGGGGGGGCCGGAGTCGCGTAAATCAAAGCGTCGCATCATGGAGACACAG GCTTGTCCACCTCCAGTTGCTGCCAACCCCATTGAGCTGCTGCCATGTTGCCATGGCTACATGGGAGGGGCCAGCCTTTACAACTCCAGGAAGTCAGAGGAGGAGCTTAGTTTGAG CTCTCCTCCCAAGCGGATGTATGCCCTGTACCACACCACGTACAACGGAAACACTGCACTCTCCAGGAGTCTTCATCACTACAACAG CGTGGAGGACACTTGCAGAGTACCACCACCTTGCTATCCATACCCCCTCAACTCCAATGGcagccatcaccaccatcactcCCCCCACCACCAACATAACCACCAACACAACAACCAACATAACCACCAACACAACAACCAACATAACCACCAACACAACAACCAACAAAGCCACCAACACAACAACCAACAAAGCCACCAACACCAGTCGGGGCAGAAGCAGCTGGAACCCCTCATCCTACGTGATATGCCCCCATACCAGGCCGACATGGGCGGAGGGGGTGGCGTAggtggaggaggcggaggaggtggaggagggggggtggtAGTTGGAGGTGCGGACGGGACAGTGGCCAGGAgctggggaggaggggaggcagTGAGGATCTTGGCGAGACGCGTCACACCAGACGGGAAGGTGCAGTACCTTGTGGAGTGGGAGAACGTGAATTTGTACTGA